In Amphiprion ocellaris isolate individual 3 ecotype Okinawa chromosome 5, ASM2253959v1, whole genome shotgun sequence, the genomic stretch ACCTTCTCAAGGAGCTGAAACTTTGGCTCAAAGCCGTTTCCAGGACGGACGTACTTCAGAGACAGGAGGATTTCTTCATTCTTGCAGTTCTCCTGCGTGGGTTGATGACACCATTAGTGTTTGTTTATAAAGCAGGTTGTGTTTATTCAACTGTTAACCAGGCCCACTGACATGTTTGATTTCCTACTTCCTACGAAGCCTTGAGATCAACCCATAACATCATCTATTAAAGAGCAACTAATATAATTAGTATAAACACCTTCTTCCCGGCTTATTGTACGCACAAAGAAAGCTTGATGAATGAAGGCATTGTGACATGAGGAACAAGTTGCTCAACCACAAGTTCCTCATTGCCTAAACTTTACTTAGAGCTCAAACTGCACCACTAACACGCTCACATTAAAAATTAATGCTTGAACTTAAGACTCACTTCTCATTACTGGATGTTGCAGTTGGAAGTTGAATAAAACTTAACCTTAAATATGCCAGTAAACTTGGAAAATCAGCTGAATGAGAGGAAGTACAGATAAAAGATGTTTAGTTTCCATCAAAGTGGACTGTTAACATGTGCAATAGCAACAAagagatatttgcaatataatcatgtgtaaatgttaattaattagtggTTGGTAGCTGCCTCGATATCTcagcttttgtctgttatgtCCACTAAGTGTTAtcgttttgggttttttttttttttaaatatatatatatatatgtttttgttcagttatggtcTTATGATGTTCTCTAATtttgatctgccaatgggaCTTGAGACGGAAATTAGCCGTATGGCTACAATCTATCGTATTTACACGAAAATGTACATCAATACgaattgtcccattttaaaaataaatgaataaatgaaatgaaatgaaacagtaATGTTATATTTAATGTGCTCAGTGGCACATTTTAAGAATTACCACCTTAAGGCGCAGGTGGATACTAAGTGCTCACCTGATGGCCGAACTGGTTGCAGGGCACTCCCAGGATAACGAGCCCCTTGTCGGCGTACCGCTGGTGGAGCTCGTTCATCTGGGTGTAATCCCTGGTGGTCGTACCTCAGAGAGACGCCACATTCTCAATGAGGACCACTTTGCCCTGAAGGGACGAGAAGTTAAACGTTTCCCCCGTCAACAGCTTGGCCGTGAGGTCGTAAAATTTCGCAGccattcttcttctttctccctttCTTATGAGATACAAAACCTCCTTCACACGTTTCTGTCTGCCTCCTTCAGGTGCAGCTGACGGTCTTATACCGTCAAAGAGTTTGTATTAGCTGTCAAGATAATTCACTCCCTGCAACCTGCAGCACGGCCTGCATACGGTCTGGAGTTGTGAAGTTACATGAGGACAATGTACAGTAGACAGTATTCCAGTGGATATGTACAGTACTTTTTGCactatgaacagcattctctgctttttacaCTGTATCATGCAATTATAATTTTTGCACTACTGTCTTTATATATACCTTTCCagcttgtaaatatctgtatattctgtgttatatttgttttattactactattttttaaCATGAGATACCCAATCCGATACCCAATCTGAGCcgaacaaatttatcttggtctcatcagtccaaagaatgtgctcccaatattcatcaaacttctttttgtgttctttagtAAAGTTTGTTATTGCAGTTTTGTGCAAAAGAGTGAGCAACAGTCTTTTTTCTTGGTAGCGTCCATGCATTTAACGGCCTTCAATGGTCTAAACTCTTACAGACACTCTGATTATCACTGATAATTCCTGTGCTAGGCCtgctctgtttttcacagctagtTTATACAAGTAGTGCACtgtctgtggcatcattttaagaGGATGATTGCTGcggctctgattagtggtattatGACTCTTTCAATACCTCccgattactgctgcaactgtgtgtgCCACTGACTTTTGGCTGGTTTTGAATCATTCAACATTGAGGTGATGCTGTTATGTGTAATACAgtatatacagcatatataaACAGATTTGGAACAGTGGCATATTGTCACACATGCAGTTTGACATAACAGAATTGCTAATACCTGAGGTAGCTGAGATCTGCAATAACATACAAGTAATGACTCAGTAACTTAACAAAGCCAttctgaaaataatgacaaacaaaCGATATCTAATTGAATATTACAAGATCAACTAAATGCGTCACAGTGTCTTCTTGTTCTTGGTATTTTATAATtcagatttacattttaaaatttgacttACAAGGGTGTATTAATGGTTaatcatttctgctgttttagtAATCAATTAGATTCAGAATCCATTTttgccaagtaggttttcaTTTATGAGGAATTTGACCCGGTGTGTTAATACAAAATACTAACAAGTAAAAACTTTAAAGATGATCTAAGGGGGGAAAAAGCAAGTGCAGCAAATCATAGTTATTATCAAGTAATACCGCCCTCTTTTATTTTGGTGTCATGACttagttttgtatattttatgaGGGGGATGACGACCTCTGTGGTTTAAAGCACCTGCTTTTTTTAGTTATTCGGTATCAGCTGCTAGTTTAGTCAGTGACGCTGGTCTGAAAAGAGCATTGCTGTTCTTGTTTAGCTTGTAAATCCAGACGTGGGCGGGCTAATTTTGTTAAACTCAAACGATATGAGGAAGGAGGCAGCAGCACACGATCATCTTAAAAGTCCACTCTTTGATGTAGGTGCGCAAGTGCGGCTTGTTTCGTTTCACAGCGTGTCGCGGACAGATTCTTCGAGATTAAAATGCAGCCGGTTCGAACACCGCCCTCACAACGGCCAAACTGTTCATAAAAACAACACTAGAAAACTATAACTATAAAACTGTTTATAATCTTTTTATTGTTGATAGACATTCTAAATAAAGAGACAAGCCTGTAACAGAGCTAAATATCAGGTCTGTAGTTGATTTTCAAAGTAACTTCCGGCCTTCCGGGTGTTTATTTCAAGCTGCCACACTCCGAGAATCCACATTGGCGACGTGATGACGCATTAAGCACATTGGCGCGGAAGTTTGTTTTGTAACTTCAGTGTTTTGTCTTCTGTCTGCTTGAAGTATGTCTTTCTTCTGTCGTTCTGATTTTTTTCGTCAGGCAACAACGTCTCATCGATATGTCGATACATGAATAAAGCATATTTTGTCGTAGTTGTTGAATTTTGGAGCTAGCAGGAGTCGTTAGCTGTAACGTTAGACGTTACAGGTGTCCAGTTGTTAGCTTGTTTTCCTTCCTGTGAATGCTAGCTTAGTTTAGCTTTTAACGTCTTTCTCGCCTTTATATTTCATCAGATGATGCGCAAACGAGGACGCTCCTCCGTGGAGAAAGGAGAGGGAGCTTCTACAAACACTAGTAAGTTTTATGAAGCCACACAACAGCTCATAGCTGCAGTAAATAACAGAAAGGACGAAACTGTGTACTAATACCTGAATGCCAGATGATTCAAAGCTGTATCACTTATcaataattacattatttataaGTTCTCAAGTAAATATTTCTTCTtataaataatccaaaaatgtaaacttaTTAGAccatattgaaaatacaggtcccaaagtagaaactcagtgcaacaaaagtcaatGAACCTTTGATCACTGGCACACAATTTAGAAAATCTGTGATCATCGAAACAAAATTGAGCACACTTGTGATTGCCAGTGAACATAATGTCGTGAACATGGCTATgaaacaccagaactttcttGGTTTGGGACCATtaatctgtgtctgtctgcatcatggctccaaaTGGAAAAGAACTGCTAGTGGAACAGAAAAATCTAACTATGTATCTCCACATAGACTGAAGTGAATGCAGGAAAATTGATGAGCAGCTTCAAATCAGTTCAAACACAGTTGTAACAGTAATTAGGAGGTATAAAAcgagccatagtaccactaatcagagccacAGTGACCTCCTCTCAAAATGATGCCACGGACAGTGTACAATTTGCACAGTCTAGCTCTGCAAAACAGATGGATACGTGATGCAGACTTGGCACAGGGTTTATCAttggaaatcagagtttttgTAACAGCTCCAACCATGTCAAAGACAGTGGATTGTGTCAGACTCTATAAATGCcatccagaaaaaaacaacaacaactgttgTTTGCTCTCTAGCACAAAATTGCAGCATTAAACTTTACAAAAGGGCATTAAAAGAAACATGGTTTATAAATCACATTCTTTCATCAGATGGGGTCATCGTAAATTTCATGAGCTCTAATGAAGTCCAACATGTTTGGCATAAATTGGTGCAGTAcagccacagtgaatgcatagtcctggcaGTGGAATGTAACAGatgttggggagatgacatttatagatttttagATATTGGTTGACAAGATGCTGAAGCGTGGCAGAAGTGCAATATTATGgtgtgatgacattttattgcactctgcagtttctaaagcagaaaaaaaccccCAGAAAACTGTGACCTGTTAAAGTGTGTTGctggacttgaatccaattgaACATTGTCCCAACATGTGGGacattttaagagaaaaatgTATGGGGatgcaattttgaatcattgaATCAATTTGCATCAAATAtaaatttcatatttaatggATTCTGCATTGAGATTCCTTCATGTTGTACACTTCAGTACCAGGTTAGCCCTGCAATGTTCCTAACTTAACCATGGCATAATAAGAGCCAAGTTAGAAATGTCATCACACTGTACAATTTACACTGAGAGCAAAGTAAAATCTGTATTGTTAATGGAAATATTCTATATGAGAAGGTGTATAGTTGTTTTCCACAGGATTTGTTAATGTAAGGTTTATTCTCTGCTTCCCATAGAGGCAAAGAAGAGTCGCAGCACTGGTCGCCAACCTAAGGAAGCTGTTCCAGAAGAGACAAATGAAAGTGTGTTCAGCGTCTTTCTGAGGGAGGCAGGAGTCACCTTGAAGCCCTCTGGCACATCCAATGAGATTGGTAATCACGCTCAGTCAGTTTCAGAACATACCAGGTCAGTAAATGAAATCCGATGTTTACTTCCTTTGTCGTGTTTTCTTCTTCAGCTGTTGACCTAGTAGTTTTCCAGAAACGGATACGACAGCAGCTCCAGAAGAGTCCCAGGTA encodes the following:
- the gpx1b gene encoding glutathione peroxidase 1b — translated: MAAKFYDLTAKLLTGETFNFSSLQGKVVLIENVASLUGTTTRDYTQMNELHQRYADKGLVILGVPCNQFGHQENCKNEEILLSLKYVRPGNGFEPKFQLLEKVDVNGKNADPLFVFLRESLPFPSDDPSALISDPKLIIWSPVCRNDVAWNFEKFLIGPDGVPFKRYSRRFLTSDIEGDIKKLLSQAK